In Candidatus Nanosynbacter lyticus, one genomic interval encodes:
- a CDS encoding RCC1 domain-containing protein: MIKNKKLLLIKNRRRTAYYFTFGGIIAVFAVMGFIFATSQQSHATIPAGGKQNEIGQVSYRFYSPSNSANPGAPLAGTNTQAILSKPGADFRLRVGVQNKGLFTKSLAAVGEGHNHGCAILSDNKAYCWGEGAWGALGTNSTSDSSTPTPIYTDGDLSGKTIKQIATGDWHSCAIVSDNRVYCWGYGSNGELGNGTYNQANAPVAVSTSGVMSGKNITQIATGFNHNCALDSDGKIYCWGQNAYGELGNNSTTISNVPVATSMNEFGGRRVKQIIAGFFYSCALTTDGSVFCWGTTENGRIGAGQTSGYSARPVQISFGGKKVESISGHATHACAVISGSQGLYCWGKNNRGQIGNGSTTDSYAPSPASVSGILGGGKTIRQVKANYEHTCVLISSGDVYCWGAGDKGQLGNGSTSDSTSPVKVNMLSITADNTISDIASGSNYSCALTTRGYVYCWGENSHYQLGNGSSSNALTPTSLSTPGRTIGDSAIKLRAEYAKKGSAVTCSAVNGAAWRAINGAAKLRYATNGPADGTAITKISDDPALPDNTVGTRPQTIVRKNSPWTTFVNTQDIAAGEVGVWDLVLADRGLDRNENYCVRLVTDTTAAPGTSVDTYDVYPEFKTAPGSLDLRFANSAGTTVVNPTARFADATTSRNSVITGASLSDSNSKQIEVVNTQTDAGWSVVLSASNGSTARWQQSGGTKSYMFNGNSDTQGFLSVKFAAASVITSGNSLSGSSCNTSGVQKGSDLQFQAGGANANSITLMSSSSSTGQLGCAFLLRNVRLNQTIPAYQSPGVYNLPMTLTVTAQ; this comes from the coding sequence ATGATAAAAAATAAGAAGTTATTATTAATTAAAAATAGGCGCCGAACGGCATATTATTTTACTTTTGGCGGTATTATTGCCGTTTTTGCGGTCATGGGCTTCATTTTTGCTACATCGCAGCAGAGCCATGCGACAATTCCAGCGGGCGGTAAACAGAATGAAATTGGTCAAGTCTCATATCGCTTTTACAGTCCGTCAAATTCAGCTAATCCAGGAGCTCCATTAGCTGGTACTAATACTCAGGCCATATTGTCAAAGCCTGGTGCTGATTTTCGTTTGAGAGTTGGCGTGCAAAATAAAGGACTGTTTACAAAAAGCCTGGCAGCGGTTGGCGAAGGACATAACCACGGTTGTGCTATCTTGTCAGATAATAAGGCTTATTGTTGGGGAGAGGGTGCTTGGGGGGCGCTTGGCACTAACTCAACTTCCGATTCGAGCACTCCGACGCCTATTTATACTGACGGCGACTTAAGTGGTAAAACTATTAAGCAGATTGCTACTGGAGATTGGCATTCTTGTGCAATTGTTTCTGATAACAGAGTGTATTGCTGGGGTTATGGAAGCAATGGAGAGCTAGGAAATGGGACTTATAACCAGGCTAATGCACCGGTGGCCGTTAGTACTTCTGGGGTGATGTCAGGTAAAAATATTACGCAAATTGCCACAGGATTTAATCATAACTGTGCACTAGACTCCGATGGTAAAATCTATTGCTGGGGGCAGAATGCTTATGGTGAGCTAGGTAATAATTCAACGACCATATCTAATGTGCCAGTAGCTACTTCCATGAATGAGTTTGGAGGGCGACGAGTTAAGCAAATTATTGCGGGATTTTTCTACTCGTGCGCCTTAACGACTGACGGCTCGGTATTTTGTTGGGGTACTACTGAAAATGGTCGGATTGGTGCCGGTCAAACTAGCGGCTATTCTGCGCGGCCGGTACAGATAAGCTTTGGCGGCAAGAAGGTTGAGTCAATTTCTGGACACGCCACTCATGCTTGTGCTGTAATTTCGGGTTCCCAAGGATTGTATTGCTGGGGAAAAAATAATAGGGGACAGATTGGCAATGGGTCAACTACGGACAGCTATGCTCCTTCACCTGCCTCGGTAAGTGGAATTCTTGGCGGCGGAAAGACGATTAGACAGGTAAAAGCTAACTACGAGCATACTTGTGTATTGATTAGTAGCGGAGATGTTTACTGTTGGGGAGCCGGCGACAAGGGGCAGTTAGGCAATGGGTCAACCTCAGATTCGACGTCGCCGGTAAAAGTCAACATGCTATCAATAACCGCTGACAATACTATAAGTGATATAGCTAGTGGTAGTAACTACTCTTGTGCTTTAACGACTAGAGGCTATGTTTACTGTTGGGGCGAGAACTCACATTATCAATTGGGTAATGGCTCGTCGTCTAATGCGCTAACGCCTACGTCGTTATCAACTCCAGGGCGAACCATCGGGGACTCAGCAATTAAATTACGTGCCGAATATGCAAAAAAGGGTAGCGCGGTGACATGTTCAGCAGTTAATGGGGCGGCTTGGCGGGCTATTAATGGAGCGGCAAAACTTAGGTACGCCACAAACGGTCCAGCAGATGGTACGGCTATAACTAAGATTTCAGATGATCCAGCATTACCAGATAATACCGTTGGTACGCGCCCGCAGACGATTGTCAGAAAGAATAGTCCCTGGACAACGTTTGTGAATACCCAAGATATAGCTGCTGGCGAAGTGGGGGTTTGGGATTTGGTACTGGCTGATAGGGGTCTTGATAGGAATGAAAATTATTGTGTTCGTTTAGTTACAGACACTACTGCTGCGCCGGGCACCAGTGTTGATACGTATGATGTATACCCAGAGTTTAAGACGGCCCCTGGGTCGCTGGATCTTCGTTTTGCGAACAGCGCGGGAACAACAGTGGTTAATCCAACCGCGAGATTTGCTGATGCGACCACGAGCAGAAACAGTGTAATCACGGGCGCTTCTCTATCGGACTCTAATTCAAAGCAAATTGAGGTGGTCAATACGCAGACTGATGCTGGATGGAGTGTGGTGTTATCGGCTTCTAATGGGTCGACTGCTCGCTGGCAGCAGTCAGGTGGCACGAAGTCCTACATGTTCAATGGCAATAGTGACACCCAAGGGTTCTTGTCGGTTAAGTTTGCGGCTGCCTCTGTCATCACGTCGGGCAATTCATTGAGTGGATCGTCGTGTAACACTAGTGGTGTACAAAAGGGTTCTGATTTGCAATTCCAAGCGGGAGGAGCAAATGCAAATAGTATTACGCTGATGAGCAGCAGTAGTTCAACCGGTCAGTTAGGCTGTGCATTTTTATTGCGTAATGTTAGGCTAAACCAGACTATTCCGGCATATCAGAGTCCTGGCGTGTATAATTTACCAATGACATTAACGGTGACGGCGCAGTAG
- a CDS encoding WxL protein peptidoglycan domain-containing protein — protein sequence MNSLLWRKIVGAAIIVGLILPASVSAAGIGGRPANPDPNNPRTQSIFIYNLSGGAAKSDQLHLQNGLDEKATVEVYAVDGTVTATGDMTCKQKVEDKVDAGKWVSIPKQEITLEAKESKLVDFTVRVPSKVDVGEHNACIVVQRKNTQPVATGGVQVQTRQAIRMAIVVPGNIHRDVTIDKFDIKNENGNQLYEIALKNSGNVSADVDIKLVVKDAAGNVVYKNGGVNATIANEIRQFRYESKLAPFWGGKYKAELSISYKKKAGEWGIGQNQSELITKDIEPKELFFWPSIMALAIIGGALLLVILLLIGFIVAIKRRKKSVKFGNR from the coding sequence ATGAATAGTTTATTGTGGCGTAAAATAGTTGGAGCAGCTATTATTGTAGGGCTGATTTTACCCGCGTCAGTATCCGCTGCGGGAATTGGTGGTCGGCCAGCTAATCCAGATCCAAACAACCCGAGGACCCAATCAATTTTTATATACAATCTATCTGGTGGCGCCGCAAAATCAGATCAACTACATCTTCAGAATGGACTAGATGAAAAAGCAACGGTTGAGGTTTATGCGGTTGATGGCACGGTAACGGCGACTGGTGATATGACCTGCAAGCAAAAAGTGGAGGATAAGGTTGACGCTGGTAAATGGGTTAGCATCCCTAAACAGGAGATAACGCTCGAGGCAAAGGAAAGTAAGCTGGTGGACTTTACGGTTAGGGTTCCTAGTAAGGTGGATGTTGGTGAACATAACGCCTGCATTGTTGTGCAGCGTAAAAATACTCAACCTGTAGCAACGGGCGGCGTCCAGGTACAAACCCGTCAGGCGATTCGCATGGCGATAGTTGTTCCTGGAAATATTCATCGTGATGTGACAATTGATAAATTTGATATTAAGAATGAAAACGGTAATCAGTTGTATGAAATTGCGCTGAAGAATTCTGGTAATGTATCTGCTGATGTCGATATTAAATTGGTAGTCAAGGATGCGGCAGGTAATGTTGTTTATAAGAATGGTGGCGTAAATGCAACGATTGCTAATGAAATACGTCAATTCCGCTATGAAAGTAAGCTGGCGCCTTTCTGGGGAGGTAAATATAAAGCAGAGCTCTCGATTTCTTACAAGAAAAAGGCTGGCGAATGGGGGATTGGTCAGAATCAGAGTGAACTAATAACGAAGGACATTGAGCCCAAAGAACTGTTTTTCTGGCCGTCAATTATGGCTTTGGCGATAATTGGTGGCGCCTTGTTGTTGGTTATTCTGCTATTGATTGGCTTTATTGTCGCAATTAAGCGCCGCAAAAAATCAGTTAAATTTGGTAATCGTTAG
- the ileS gene encoding isoleucine--tRNA ligase — protein sequence MKFKHGTRRRAAEYEKDWVQRWKDDQTFEKSVAQRSADNAYVFYDGPPFITGVPHHGTLLSSIVKDAVPRYWTMKGKRVERRWGWDCHGLPAENFVEKQMNIVDRRQIVASSDQPAPLDKDGNPLPTISLEKYIIKARESMVANSETWQGVIDRIGRWVDFTGAYRTMDKDFMESVWWAFKQLYEAGKIYEGEKVLMYDTKFATPVSKAEVTMDNDAYQTVTDPSVYVKFKLPDEDVAVLAWTTTPWTLPANLMLAVNPEMTYCEVLVGGEKLIIAEEALERTLQDEKHQPLDYKVLRKFPGSELVGKTYQSLDTGSAWPDNDKIHTIYAADFVSHESGTGIVHIAPAYGEDDFELAKRHGISAFHVIDDNGYYTDGNYKGLEVWDNNKFIAKDLKEKGAVWKIEYIRHEYPFNPRSKQRIMYRAIPSWFFDIQGQKPLMLEQNEHINWFPAHLKHGRFAKNIEQAPDWNLSRDRFWATAMPVWKGDRGTVRVVGSYAELKELSGVELDDYHRPWVDDITFEIDGETFTRIDKVLDCWFESGSMPFAQLHYPFENQAKFEQNYPADFIVEYIGQVRAWFYYVHAVNAALAEIGAFGEAGAQHKNAYSNVITTGVVAGNDGRKMSKSLGNFTDPNELMDKFSADSLRFLLLSSPLLNGEDFALHDKDVGDVARKLSMIWNMYDFFTMYAEVDGWEFDGELRDPLSDLTNPLDIWIVSRLHQLVAEVERHMDTYNIPDALSPILPFLDDASNWYVRRGRRRFWKSEDDGDKNDAYRTLHYVLVCLSYILAPFTPFLAEELYHNLTGDDESIHLKDWLPAGEINRAILRDMNALRVAVNDGLSKRAAAGIKVRQPLASAKLVSTISGNTTDEVRQFLVDVACDELNVKSVEVATDSELEVNESSVQPSVVYDFVITPELKREGLVREIIRHVQSARKKAGLQVDDRIELAIFSADTEITQAINTFAEVITAETLAVKLDSTVNDAEKYDVKIDDKMVAISLQKAK from the coding sequence ATGAAATTCAAACACGGCACACGCCGCCGGGCGGCAGAATACGAAAAGGATTGGGTGCAGCGATGGAAGGACGATCAGACGTTTGAAAAGTCGGTGGCACAGCGGTCGGCAGATAATGCCTACGTTTTTTATGACGGGCCACCGTTTATTACTGGCGTACCGCATCATGGTACGTTACTGAGCTCAATCGTCAAGGACGCCGTGCCGCGTTACTGGACGATGAAAGGCAAGCGCGTGGAGCGCCGCTGGGGGTGGGATTGCCATGGCCTACCGGCAGAGAATTTCGTCGAAAAGCAGATGAATATCGTGGACCGGCGGCAGATTGTGGCGAGTAGTGATCAGCCAGCGCCGCTGGATAAAGACGGTAATCCTTTGCCAACCATCAGCCTGGAAAAATACATCATCAAGGCGCGCGAAAGCATGGTAGCGAACAGCGAAACCTGGCAGGGCGTGATCGATCGAATCGGCCGCTGGGTAGACTTTACGGGTGCCTACCGCACTATGGACAAGGACTTTATGGAGAGCGTCTGGTGGGCCTTTAAGCAGTTGTATGAGGCTGGCAAAATCTACGAAGGCGAAAAGGTACTGATGTACGACACGAAGTTTGCTACCCCTGTCAGCAAGGCCGAAGTGACCATGGACAACGACGCCTACCAAACGGTGACCGACCCGAGTGTGTATGTGAAGTTTAAGCTGCCTGATGAAGACGTTGCTGTTTTGGCTTGGACTACCACGCCATGGACATTGCCAGCTAACCTGATGTTGGCCGTCAATCCGGAGATGACGTATTGCGAAGTGCTGGTGGGGGGTGAAAAGCTCATTATCGCCGAAGAAGCCCTCGAGCGCACCCTGCAGGACGAAAAGCATCAGCCGCTTGATTACAAAGTATTACGCAAATTCCCCGGTAGCGAATTGGTGGGTAAAACCTATCAGTCGCTCGATACGGGCTCGGCCTGGCCAGATAACGACAAGATCCACACCATTTACGCGGCGGATTTCGTCTCGCACGAGTCAGGTACGGGCATCGTGCACATCGCGCCGGCTTATGGTGAGGACGACTTTGAGCTGGCCAAACGCCACGGCATTAGTGCCTTCCATGTCATTGATGATAACGGCTACTATACCGATGGCAATTACAAAGGCCTCGAGGTGTGGGATAATAACAAGTTCATCGCCAAAGACCTGAAGGAAAAGGGCGCGGTGTGGAAGATCGAGTACATTCGTCACGAATACCCGTTCAACCCGCGTAGCAAACAGCGCATCATGTACCGGGCCATCCCCAGCTGGTTCTTTGACATTCAGGGGCAAAAGCCGCTGATGCTGGAGCAGAACGAGCATATTAATTGGTTCCCGGCTCATCTGAAACATGGTCGTTTTGCCAAAAATATCGAGCAGGCACCAGACTGGAACCTGAGCCGTGACCGCTTCTGGGCGACGGCTATGCCAGTGTGGAAGGGTGACCGCGGCACGGTGAGGGTGGTTGGCTCGTATGCGGAGCTGAAGGAATTGAGCGGCGTGGAGCTGGATGATTATCACCGCCCGTGGGTGGATGACATTACTTTTGAAATCGACGGCGAAACGTTTACCCGCATTGATAAGGTACTGGACTGTTGGTTTGAGAGCGGTAGTATGCCGTTTGCCCAGCTACATTATCCGTTTGAAAACCAGGCCAAGTTTGAGCAGAATTACCCAGCGGATTTCATCGTTGAGTACATTGGCCAAGTGCGGGCATGGTTTTACTATGTACATGCTGTCAACGCCGCCTTGGCCGAAATCGGTGCCTTTGGCGAGGCTGGCGCGCAGCACAAAAACGCCTACAGTAATGTCATCACTACTGGTGTGGTGGCGGGCAATGACGGCCGCAAGATGAGTAAATCCCTGGGTAACTTTACTGATCCGAACGAGCTGATGGATAAGTTTAGTGCTGATTCCTTACGCTTCCTATTACTGAGTAGCCCGCTACTTAACGGCGAGGACTTTGCTCTGCATGACAAGGACGTAGGTGATGTGGCACGCAAGCTCAGTATGATTTGGAATATGTATGATTTCTTTACCATGTACGCGGAGGTTGACGGCTGGGAATTTGATGGTGAATTGAGAGATCCACTCAGTGATCTGACCAACCCGCTTGATATCTGGATCGTCAGTCGGCTGCATCAGTTGGTGGCAGAGGTTGAGCGTCACATGGATACCTACAATATTCCTGATGCGCTGAGCCCGATTTTGCCATTCCTGGATGACGCGTCCAACTGGTACGTTCGTCGCGGTCGCCGCCGCTTCTGGAAGTCTGAAGATGATGGCGATAAGAACGATGCTTACCGGACGCTGCATTATGTTCTGGTGTGTCTGAGCTACATTTTGGCGCCATTTACACCGTTTTTGGCTGAGGAGTTGTATCACAATTTGACAGGTGATGATGAGTCGATTCATTTGAAGGATTGGCTGCCAGCAGGTGAAATCAATAGAGCAATATTGCGTGATATGAATGCTTTGCGCGTTGCCGTGAATGACGGCTTGTCGAAGCGCGCCGCAGCTGGAATTAAGGTTCGTCAGCCACTAGCGTCCGCCAAGCTTGTCAGTACTATTTCTGGTAATACAACTGATGAAGTCAGGCAGTTCTTAGTTGATGTTGCGTGTGACGAGTTGAACGTTAAATCAGTAGAAGTTGCCACCGACTCAGAGCTTGAGGTTAATGAATCATCAGTACAGCCAAGCGTTGTCTATGATTTCGTCATTACTCCTGAACTGAAGCGTGAAGGATTGGTGCGTGAGATTATTCGCCACGTCCAGAGCGCACGTAAGAAAGCTGGGCTGCAGGTAGACGATCGGATTGAGCTTGCTATTTTTAGTGCGGATACAGAAATTACTCAAGCTATCAATACGTTTGCCGAAGTTATTACTGCCGAGACATTGGCTGTAAAATTAGACTCTACAGTAAATGATGCGGAAAAATATGACGTTAAAATTGACGATAAAATGGTAGCAATATCATTGCAAAAGGCTAAATAA
- a CDS encoding sugar phosphate nucleotidyltransferase — MITKAIIPVAGWGTRMLPITKSIEKCMLPVGTRPVVDYIVQDIVRAGVKDIYFVVGEQSTQVQSYYRSNIQLNDYLRRAGKQDKLALVAPLRDVRIHFLTQPSTGGYGTSIPVGLASEFIEPGESAFVVMGDQFFWRVDGGSNAADLAELVKSRGLSAGLLGNPVEEAFIPQTGIIETDEQGNFVRIIEKPRLEEAPSNLSNSSFYVLNKEIFELARTLPANPQRGEFELTDAINAYIASGGIIAVGEAKGDYMECGSPSGWLRANNAMAELQRN, encoded by the coding sequence GTGATCACTAAAGCTATCATTCCAGTTGCCGGTTGGGGTACGCGGATGCTACCGATTACCAAATCAATCGAAAAGTGTATGCTGCCGGTGGGGACGCGGCCGGTTGTTGATTATATCGTGCAAGATATTGTTCGGGCGGGCGTGAAGGATATTTATTTCGTGGTCGGTGAACAAAGCACTCAGGTACAGAGTTATTATCGGTCAAATATTCAGCTGAACGATTATTTGCGGCGCGCTGGTAAACAGGACAAATTAGCTCTGGTAGCGCCGCTCCGTGACGTGCGAATACATTTTTTAACCCAGCCAAGTACTGGGGGTTATGGCACGAGCATCCCGGTGGGATTGGCGAGTGAATTCATTGAGCCGGGTGAGTCGGCGTTTGTGGTGATGGGCGATCAATTTTTCTGGCGTGTTGACGGCGGTTCAAATGCCGCAGACTTGGCAGAGCTGGTGAAGTCGCGTGGGCTGTCGGCTGGTTTGTTGGGTAATCCTGTTGAAGAAGCTTTTATTCCTCAGACGGGTATCATCGAAACTGACGAGCAGGGCAATTTTGTCCGCATCATTGAGAAGCCAAGATTAGAAGAAGCGCCAAGTAACCTCAGCAATTCAAGCTTTTACGTTCTCAACAAAGAAATTTTCGAACTGGCACGGACATTGCCTGCCAATCCACAGCGCGGTGAATTTGAGCTGACTGACGCCATCAACGCGTACATTGCGAGTGGCGGTATCATCGCGGTGGGCGAGGCCAAGGGCGACTATATGGAATGCGGTTCGCCCAGTGGCTGGTTGCGGGCAAATAACGCCATGGCTGAGTTACAGAGAAACTAG
- the rplU gene encoding 50S ribosomal protein L21 yields MKAVVKISGKQYIVSEKESLLVDLLPEGTKELTLDALLVIDGDKTKVGTPTVKGAVVKAKVVEAEVKGDKIRVIRYKSKKRVHKETGHRQKYTKIQITSIK; encoded by the coding sequence ATGAAAGCAGTCGTAAAAATCTCTGGCAAACAGTATATTGTCAGCGAAAAAGAGTCCCTCTTGGTGGATCTCCTCCCTGAAGGCACAAAAGAACTCACTCTCGACGCACTTTTAGTGATTGATGGTGATAAAACAAAAGTTGGCACACCAACCGTAAAAGGCGCGGTGGTGAAGGCAAAAGTTGTTGAGGCGGAAGTCAAAGGCGATAAAATCCGCGTTATCCGCTACAAGAGCAAAAAACGCGTTCACAAAGAAACTGGTCATCGCCAGAAGTACACCAAGATTCAGATTACGTCAATCAAATAA
- a CDS encoding ParA family protein, with the protein MTKIIAVTNQKGGVGKTTTSINVAYFLAKAGKKTLLVDFDPQGNATSGLGVDKQNLGATISEVIMRQIDLANIVLPTEYKNLSIAPATPHLANTEVELAQAEGRFIRLREALKKATDYDYIIIDSPPSLSLLTVNGMIAANYVLLPVQAEFYALEGLGQLLESMKLIKKGLNPPLELLGVLLTMMDSRTTLSGQVHAEIKKYFPDKIFKNNIPRNIRLAEAPSHGAPVGAYDRFSKGSRAYKALTKEIIERVER; encoded by the coding sequence ATGACAAAAATCATTGCGGTGACAAATCAAAAAGGTGGCGTCGGCAAAACAACGACGTCAATTAACGTAGCATATTTTTTGGCAAAGGCTGGAAAAAAAACATTGTTGGTGGATTTTGATCCGCAGGGCAACGCAACCAGCGGTCTGGGGGTTGATAAGCAGAATCTGGGCGCAACGATATCTGAGGTGATTATGCGACAAATTGATTTGGCGAATATTGTCCTGCCGACCGAATATAAAAATCTGTCGATTGCACCAGCCACGCCTCACCTGGCAAATACAGAAGTTGAACTAGCCCAGGCGGAAGGCAGGTTTATTCGTTTGCGTGAGGCGTTAAAAAAAGCAACAGACTATGATTATATCATTATTGATAGCCCGCCGAGTCTGAGCTTGTTGACCGTTAATGGCATGATTGCCGCTAATTATGTACTGCTGCCAGTTCAGGCGGAATTTTATGCGCTGGAGGGATTGGGGCAACTACTTGAAAGTATGAAATTGATAAAGAAGGGGCTTAATCCACCTTTGGAATTATTGGGTGTTTTGCTGACGATGATGGATTCTAGAACTACATTGTCTGGGCAAGTTCATGCGGAAATTAAGAAGTATTTTCCGGATAAAATTTTTAAGAATAACATTCCACGAAATATTCGCTTGGCAGAGGCACCTAGTCACGGCGCGCCAGTTGGCGCCTATGATCGATTTTCAAAGGGCTCTCGCGCCTATAAAGCATTAACGAAGGAAATTATAGAGAGGGTGGAGCGATGA
- a CDS encoding ParB/RepB/Spo0J family partition protein codes for MKKGLGRGFESLIPTNLIDETFDPTAQQDEKVSRLRDIAIDRVVPDPDQPRRFFDEAALNELAESVREHGVVQPIVVTPKGDKYLIVAGERRWRAANKAGLTEVPCIVRSMNDQNRLEISLIENLQRHDLNALETATAYQKLRDQFNMTLEEIGKRLGGKSISAVSNTLRLLKLPKSVQKALFEGRLNEGQARPLIGLPEEAAEDIMERAIREEWSARRVEQVVTLWKQAKDSPIENKRRPADMPHADVVASLSKRFGTGVKIRTNGRGAGQISIKFKDGLEFERIRELLER; via the coding sequence ATGAAAAAAGGTTTAGGTAGGGGTTTCGAGTCGTTGATCCCAACTAATTTGATTGATGAAACATTTGATCCGACAGCGCAACAGGATGAAAAAGTGTCGCGCTTGAGAGATATTGCAATTGATAGAGTTGTTCCAGATCCAGATCAGCCGCGTCGCTTTTTTGATGAGGCCGCCCTGAATGAGCTGGCAGAGTCGGTGCGTGAGCACGGTGTGGTCCAGCCAATTGTGGTGACGCCAAAGGGCGATAAATATTTGATTGTGGCGGGAGAAAGGCGCTGGCGTGCTGCTAATAAGGCTGGATTAACAGAAGTGCCTTGTATTGTTAGGAGCATGAACGACCAGAATCGTTTGGAGATTTCTTTGATTGAGAATTTGCAGCGGCACGATTTGAATGCGTTGGAGACAGCTACAGCCTATCAGAAACTACGTGACCAGTTTAATATGACTTTAGAGGAGATTGGTAAGCGTTTAGGTGGTAAGTCCATTAGCGCCGTCAGTAATACGCTGAGACTACTGAAATTGCCAAAGTCTGTACAGAAAGCACTGTTTGAGGGAAGGCTGAATGAGGGCCAGGCTAGGCCGCTTATTGGTCTACCTGAAGAAGCGGCGGAAGATATTATGGAGCGGGCGATTCGTGAAGAATGGTCGGCGCGTCGGGTTGAGCAGGTGGTGACGCTGTGGAAGCAGGCTAAGGATAGTCCAATTGAGAATAAACGTCGTCCGGCGGATATGCCGCATGCGGACGTGGTGGCGAGCCTATCTAAGAGGTTTGGCACAGGTGTGAAGATCCGTACTAACGGGCGTGGAGCGGGTCAGATTAGTATCAAATTTAAGGATGGTCTTGAGTTTGAGCGAATACGAGAATTGCTTGAAAGATAG
- the lepB gene encoding signal peptidase I yields the protein MDATFMDRHPKLQDGLGMVIFVVGVVIGTILLNTFVFQTFNVEGASMETTMYTGDRLIVNRLPVTSSKLQNKNYIPKRGEIIVFKNPNFNASTGKDEYIVKRIIAFAGERVTVKNGTVTVYNKENPNGFNPDTSVNKNEPGQPTSGDVDSTVPDGTVFVMGDHRQGSYSCDSRNCMGPIPLYDIVGPVSLRIFPFNKIRSF from the coding sequence ATGGACGCTACTTTTATGGATCGTCATCCAAAGTTACAAGATGGCCTGGGAATGGTCATTTTCGTTGTAGGAGTGGTGATTGGCACTATTTTATTGAACACATTTGTGTTTCAAACATTTAACGTCGAAGGCGCCAGTATGGAAACTACCATGTATACCGGTGACCGGTTAATCGTCAATCGCTTGCCAGTTACATCTTCAAAATTACAGAATAAGAACTACATTCCCAAGCGCGGTGAGATTATTGTTTTTAAGAACCCTAATTTTAACGCCTCAACCGGTAAGGATGAATACATTGTTAAGCGAATTATAGCATTTGCCGGAGAAAGAGTAACAGTTAAAAACGGTACCGTGACAGTCTACAATAAAGAAAACCCTAATGGCTTCAATCCAGACACCTCTGTTAATAAAAATGAGCCAGGTCAACCAACTTCTGGCGATGTTGATTCAACCGTGCCCGATGGCACCGTGTTCGTTATGGGCGACCACCGACAAGGTAGCTATTCATGCGACTCCCGAAACTGCATGGGACCAATACCTCTATACGACATAGTTGGTCCCGTTAGTTTGCGGATATTCCCCTTCAATAAAATTCGCTCTTTCTAA